One segment of Synergistaceae bacterium DNA contains the following:
- a CDS encoding transposase: ENTFLKLKRWRGIATRYAKKASSYMASVQIACLILWLQILI; the protein is encoded by the coding sequence GAGAATACATTTTTGAAATTGAAGCGGTGGCGAGGAATAGCAACCAGATATGCTAAAAAGGCCTCCTCATATATGGCATCGGTACAGATAGCCTGCCTGATTCTCTGGCTTCAAATTCTTATTTGA